A single genomic interval of Lewinellaceae bacterium harbors:
- the nhaA gene encoding Na+/H+ antiporter NhaA — protein sequence MQPAQLIESIALPFRQFIRQESSSGILLILCTIVAMVWANSPLSGYYFGLWETPVSIAIGTTGFSKPLLLWVNDGLMAIFFFSIGLEIKREVIDGELSSLRKAALPMVAALGGMLVPATLFFFLHQGNQGTEAWGIPMATDIAFSLGILSLLGSRVPLSLKVFLTAFAIVDDIGAVLVIALFYAHEVHWNALAVSGGLLAFLFICNYIFSIKRNWIYIIAGIGVWYYMLKSGIHPTIAGVLVAFTVPATNNIRLKRFAQSIQDFLEDFRTEKAAEGGPFLPQKELDTLETLKSNVRAVQPPLQRMEYLFNDFVAFFVMPLFALANAGVLLKGGLEVASQPLFLHIAVALVVGKLAGILLFSWLGVRLGIAGLPAGATWAQMAGLAFMGGIGFTMALFISNLALADSTLLAQAKLGILAGSLVAGLAGYFLLSWSLKRKGEEEEL from the coding sequence ATGCAGCCAGCCCAACTTATTGAAAGCATAGCGCTACCTTTTCGCCAGTTTATCCGACAAGAATCATCCAGTGGCATATTGTTGATCCTCTGCACCATAGTAGCTATGGTTTGGGCCAATTCCCCCCTGTCGGGATATTATTTTGGGCTATGGGAAACACCCGTGTCCATTGCCATAGGAACAACCGGCTTCTCCAAGCCCTTGTTGCTGTGGGTGAACGACGGCCTGATGGCCATTTTCTTTTTCTCCATAGGGCTGGAGATCAAACGGGAAGTCATCGACGGGGAATTGTCCAGCCTGCGCAAAGCAGCTTTGCCCATGGTGGCGGCGCTGGGAGGGATGTTGGTTCCCGCTACCTTGTTTTTTTTCCTGCACCAGGGCAACCAGGGCACGGAAGCCTGGGGCATACCTATGGCGACCGATATTGCTTTCTCTTTGGGCATCCTCTCTTTGCTGGGCAGCCGGGTGCCGTTGAGCCTGAAGGTGTTCCTGACCGCCTTCGCCATCGTCGACGACATCGGCGCCGTTCTGGTCATTGCCCTTTTTTACGCGCATGAAGTACATTGGAATGCGCTGGCCGTTTCGGGCGGCCTGCTGGCTTTTCTCTTCATCTGCAACTACATCTTCAGCATCAAACGCAACTGGATATACATCATCGCAGGGATCGGGGTGTGGTACTACATGCTCAAGTCGGGTATCCATCCCACCATTGCCGGGGTGCTGGTGGCCTTTACTGTTCCGGCTACCAACAACATTCGCCTGAAGCGCTTTGCCCAAAGCATCCAGGATTTCCTGGAAGATTTCCGCACCGAAAAGGCGGCGGAGGGCGGCCCTTTTTTGCCGCAAAAAGAGCTGGACACTTTAGAAACACTCAAGAGCAACGTGCGGGCAGTACAGCCGCCCCTGCAGCGGATGGAATACCTGTTCAACGATTTTGTGGCGTTCTTCGTCATGCCGCTATTTGCCCTGGCCAACGCCGGCGTCCTGTTGAAAGGCGGGTTGGAAGTGGCCTCGCAACCTTTATTCCTTCACATCGCCGTGGCGCTCGTCGTTGGAAAGCTGGCCGGCATTCTGCTCTTCTCCTGGCTTGGCGTCCGCCTGGGCATCGCCGGGCTGCCGGCCGGCGCCACCTGGGCGCAGATGGCAGGCCTGGCCTTCATGGGCGGCATCGGGTTTACCATGGCCTTGTTCATCTCCAATCTTGCCCTCGCCGACAGCACACTGTTGGCCCAGGCTAAACTGGGCATCCTCGCCGGCTCCCTGGTGGCTGGCCTGGCTGGCTATTTTCTGTTGAGCTGGTCTCTGAAACGAAAAGGGGAGGAGGAGGAGTTGTGA
- a CDS encoding ABC transporter ATP-binding protein, translating into MFLETIHIDKAFGAEKVLDSLSLQLGEHEMLSILGRSGSGKTTLLKILAGLEAPDAGQVLLKGEDIGPIPPNRRNIVYLYQEPLLFPHLDVFENVAFGLRLRRLPEAEIKKRVQEMLANLELPEQARKKPQQLSGGQRQRVAFGRALIINPKVLLLDEPFGALDAETRASMQQLLKRIARDFAITAIFVTHSLKEALAMGDRIGLMQDGKLKVYGSKKAFIDDGDTGAQAEMEFWRGWERGGGDL; encoded by the coding sequence ATGTTTTTAGAAACCATCCATATCGACAAAGCCTTCGGGGCGGAGAAAGTGCTGGACAGCCTGAGCCTTCAGCTGGGCGAGCACGAGATGCTGAGCATCCTCGGCCGTTCGGGCAGTGGCAAAACCACCCTGCTGAAGATACTGGCGGGGCTGGAGGCGCCGGATGCGGGACAGGTATTGCTGAAGGGAGAAGACATCGGCCCCATACCGCCCAACCGCCGCAACATCGTTTACCTCTACCAGGAACCCTTGCTATTCCCTCACCTCGACGTATTTGAGAACGTGGCCTTCGGGCTGCGGCTGCGCAGGCTGCCGGAAGCGGAGATCAAAAAACGCGTGCAGGAGATGCTGGCCAACCTGGAACTGCCCGAGCAGGCCCGCAAGAAGCCGCAACAGCTCTCCGGCGGGCAGCGGCAGCGGGTGGCCTTCGGGCGCGCCCTCATCATCAATCCCAAAGTATTGTTGCTGGACGAACCCTTCGGCGCCCTCGATGCCGAGACCCGGGCCAGCATGCAGCAATTGCTCAAGCGCATCGCCAGGGATTTTGCCATAACGGCTATTTTCGTTACACACAGCCTGAAAGAAGCCCTGGCCATGGGCGACCGCATTGGCCTGATGCAGGATGGAAAGCTTAAAGTTTATGGCAGCAAAAAAGCATTTATCGATGATGGGGATACGGGCGCGCAGGCGGAGATGGAGTTTTGGCGGGGGTGGGAGAGGGGGGGAGGTGATTTGTGA
- a CDS encoding ABC transporter permease has translation MKAKEQKNKAQERRINGPGLATIAFILFPFAFLLLLSVGRRWAYPALLPGEWTLDNWLAVWGAQAGLGASLALSLALSLSIAIVSTWSSFWVSKQVACHRHRRRWLVMAYLPYVFAPVILAACLQYFFIRAGLSGRLEGVAIAQLFITFPYGLIFFTSFWTERMLSLEQLIATLGGNTWQAYTRVLLPVAKGAIMTCFFQLFLISWFEYGLTALIGVGKVQTLTLKVFQYVNEANIFFAALASCLLVLPPVVLLWLNKRYVFSKMI, from the coding sequence ATGAAAGCTAAAGAACAAAAAAACAAAGCGCAGGAACGCCGGATAAACGGGCCAGGCCTCGCCACCATAGCCTTCATCCTCTTCCCCTTCGCCTTCCTACTGCTGCTGTCGGTGGGCCGCCGCTGGGCCTACCCCGCTTTGTTGCCGGGCGAGTGGACGCTGGACAACTGGCTGGCCGTTTGGGGCGCGCAAGCAGGCCTGGGCGCAAGCCTGGCGCTATCGCTGGCCTTATCCCTGAGCATCGCCATCGTGTCGACATGGAGCAGCTTCTGGGTGAGCAAACAGGTGGCTTGCCACCGGCATCGGCGGCGCTGGCTGGTGATGGCCTATTTGCCTTACGTGTTTGCCCCGGTGATCCTGGCAGCCTGCCTGCAGTACTTTTTTATCCGCGCCGGCCTTTCGGGCCGGTTAGAGGGTGTGGCCATCGCCCAGTTGTTCATCACCTTTCCCTATGGGTTGATCTTTTTTACCAGCTTCTGGACGGAGCGCATGCTTTCGCTGGAACAACTCATCGCCACTTTGGGCGGCAACACCTGGCAGGCCTACACCCGGGTGCTGTTGCCGGTGGCGAAGGGCGCGATAATGACCTGCTTTTTTCAACTTTTTTTAATTTCCTGGTTTGAATACGGGCTGACGGCCCTCATTGGCGTGGGAAAAGTGCAAACGCTGACCCTGAAGGTGTTTCAGTATGTTAATGAGGCCAATATCTTTTTTGCCGCCCTGGCCAGTTGTTTGCTGGTGCTGCCGCCGGTTGTGCTGTTGTGGTTGAACAAGCGTTATGTTTTTTCAAAGATGATTTGA
- a CDS encoding ABC transporter permease subunit: MQRTSTSTYLGLGLFFTLTAFPLLLGIGYALFYSLGLAGILSDGFTLEHWRAVLGSAGFWEAMAFSAYVALVSIGLAVALALGLVVRRPLAFERGPLSFYIYLPLAMPAIVMAFFIFQMMSKGGALSRIAYQLGLVEGLSQFPDWVNEQYGIGIITAHFLMALPFFIILYTQTYSHEGIKALMQQALTLGASRRQAAWRVAAPVLFRRSFATAILYFLFVMGSYEIPLLLGSQSRQMVSVLAIQKLQRYNLADIPQAYAISVVYSAIVIALVLWLLGSRRQL; the protein is encoded by the coding sequence ATGCAAAGAACCAGCACAAGCACCTACCTGGGCCTGGGGCTTTTTTTCACCCTCACCGCTTTCCCTTTGCTGTTGGGCATCGGTTATGCCTTGTTTTACAGCCTGGGCCTGGCCGGCATCCTGAGCGATGGCTTTACGCTGGAGCACTGGCGGGCCGTGCTCGGCTCGGCGGGCTTCTGGGAGGCCATGGCCTTCAGCGCCTATGTAGCCCTGGTGTCCATCGGGCTGGCGGTAGCCCTGGCGCTTGGGCTGGTGGTGAGGCGGCCCCTCGCTTTTGAACGCGGCCCTTTATCCTTCTACATCTATCTGCCGCTGGCCATGCCGGCCATTGTGATGGCGTTTTTCATTTTTCAGATGATGTCGAAAGGAGGCGCTTTATCGCGCATCGCTTACCAACTGGGCCTGGTGGAGGGGTTGAGCCAGTTTCCGGACTGGGTCAACGAGCAATACGGGATCGGCATCATCACCGCCCATTTTTTGATGGCCCTGCCGTTTTTTATCATCCTGTACACCCAGACGTACAGCCACGAAGGGATAAAAGCGCTGATGCAGCAGGCACTGACCCTGGGCGCCAGCCGGCGGCAGGCGGCCTGGCGGGTGGCAGCGCCGGTCTTGTTCCGCCGGTCTTTCGCAACCGCAATACTTTACTTCCTCTTCGTGATGGGTTCTTATGAAATACCCCTCCTGTTGGGCAGCCAGTCCCGCCAGATGGTGTCGGTGCTGGCGATACAGAAGCTCCAGCGTTACAACCTGGCGGATATTCCACAGGCTTATGCCATCAGCGTGGTGTATTCGGCCATCGTCATCGCCCTGGTTTTGTGGCTGCTGGGTTCGAGAAGGCAGCTTTGA
- a CDS encoding ABC transporter substrate-binding protein: MDIKVFLCRHVPLLALICLLWSCQGRSIEEKAGDAAVLSWEQIESRARGATVNLMMWAGDPLINAYMQNYVRPALKERYGIELAIANGQGSAIVQNLMAELQAGKAESELDLMWINGETFYQLRQLGALYGPWTDQLPNAGYIDFGNPFIGVDFQQPVDGFECPWGNVQMAFIYDSLQVSDPPQNRAELLAFVRANPGRFTIDNQFTGLAFLKACLIDIAGGAGSLNGPFDEAKYNAYAPQLWQYFRQMKPYLWKEGRTYPEGVAPMHQMFANGELWFTMSYNDNEVDNKILQGLFPESARAYAWETGTIQNAHYLGISRNSPNKAAAMVVCNFLISPEAQYRKQDPAVWGDGTVLAMDKLPEEWREKFRALPNRRYAPPRKQMQERALRELAPEYMIRLAEDFRKEIIQ, translated from the coding sequence ATGGATATCAAAGTATTTCTGTGCAGGCACGTACCTTTACTGGCGCTTATCTGCCTGCTTTGGTCTTGCCAGGGGCGTTCTATAGAAGAAAAAGCCGGGGATGCCGCTGTACTCAGCTGGGAGCAGATTGAATCCCGGGCCCGCGGCGCCACCGTCAATCTCATGATGTGGGCGGGCGACCCGCTGATCAACGCCTATATGCAGAACTACGTTCGCCCCGCGCTGAAGGAGCGATACGGGATCGAGCTGGCCATCGCCAATGGCCAGGGCAGCGCCATCGTGCAGAACCTCATGGCGGAACTGCAGGCCGGCAAGGCCGAAAGCGAGCTCGACCTGATGTGGATCAACGGCGAGACTTTTTACCAGCTCCGGCAGCTCGGCGCCCTCTATGGCCCCTGGACGGATCAGCTGCCCAATGCCGGGTACATCGACTTCGGCAACCCTTTTATCGGCGTCGATTTCCAGCAGCCGGTGGATGGCTTTGAGTGCCCCTGGGGCAACGTGCAGATGGCCTTCATTTACGATTCCCTCCAGGTGTCCGACCCGCCGCAGAACCGGGCAGAATTGCTTGCCTTTGTCCGGGCCAACCCCGGGCGGTTTACCATCGACAACCAGTTCACCGGGCTGGCCTTCCTGAAAGCCTGCCTGATCGATATTGCCGGCGGGGCAGGCTCCTTGAACGGCCCCTTCGACGAAGCAAAGTACAATGCCTATGCCCCGCAGTTGTGGCAGTACTTCAGGCAAATGAAGCCTTATCTGTGGAAGGAAGGGCGCACCTACCCGGAGGGAGTGGCACCCATGCATCAGATGTTTGCCAACGGGGAGCTGTGGTTTACCATGAGCTACAATGACAATGAGGTGGACAACAAGATCCTACAGGGCCTTTTTCCGGAGAGTGCCCGCGCTTACGCCTGGGAAACCGGCACGATCCAGAATGCTCATTACCTGGGCATTTCCAGAAATTCGCCCAACAAGGCGGCAGCTATGGTGGTTTGCAACTTCCTGATCTCCCCGGAGGCGCAGTACAGAAAGCAGGATCCCGCAGTTTGGGGCGACGGCACCGTTCTGGCCATGGATAAACTGCCGGAAGAATGGCGGGAGAAATTCCGGGCGCTGCCCAACCGGCGTTACGCGCCGCCGCGCAAGCAGATGCAGGAACGAGCGTTGAGGGAACTGGCGCCGGAATACATGATCCGCCTGGCGGAGGATTTCAGGAAGGAGATCATTCAGTAG
- a CDS encoding TonB-dependent receptor, translating into MKYLFTLTVLLLSGCAAYTQADLNVNLINYLSNQPVEGAEVVLLNESRGIEQSRITDARGVAVFRGLPEVEGYQVVFEGDGQFEAGNSEAFSIRSNQNPTVQLNLLEKREVNLDEVVVLGAASTARINRTDAEVAFELKQKEIEAIPIEGRDITRVLYRLPNVSQATGFYPEAPNVSINGANSLFTSYMIDGMDNNERFLGGQKFAIPVGFTRNITVLTNNYSAEYGLTANGVVNITTRSGSNKFGGEAFLISRPGPAIDGKSDFAQRDLSGNAVKDGFQRYQAGVGFGGAIARDQTFYYLNVEHTTDLKDNFLNSPLLGAAETVRGENNFTYFSGKLDHNWSPRFRSSLRANLGLVNIERQGGGLEGGATFPSAGSVQDRNSILVALKNSYIGSNFSTQTNLQYSRFRWNYGRPLNGDGPQATVLGPDEQTLAILGHPGYVFDETENTLQFQQKFNYYAGRHILKAGAGIISADHQLFGGGNANGNYTVKLTEDQLEEVRSLNRGAVLNVNDIPSDAEVLGYSVELRPASFGARQAIYSFYLEDELRASSRLNLILGLRYDYDNLSKGGAEQGDFNNIAPRFNFNYQLGQRSSLRGGYGIFYDKIPYTVYSDALQQNTTAQDYKKQLQELVSLGILPADTDIDRITFNGNLSGFASDAEYLNGPSSDALQDQREGVFSNERRILNPNGYDNPYTHQFALGYQLQMNEKSLFYLDLVHNQSYNLFRLRNLNAAAPFPVGPGNIRVRTPGQADASRPIPIAGGSYAVINGEELSGVARSVVVSETEGRSRYYAASFNFQKDRGEDDYALRINYTLSYLENNTEDINFRAMDANNFEAEWGPSINDRRHILNGIFSYYPIEQLSVTVAGLIQSGQPVNRTPLPVAYTVLDASGQPLQEQLLGPDGTPAFDGAGNPILVDVTVTTTDLNGDGSSFGDAYVGNSDRYPGESRNSDRLPWSNTFDLGVQCRIPFGKSELELRADVFNVFNTLNLSGYSNNATQSNQIQPGPSSSPSVLVRRNASAPRQFQFSLRYVF; encoded by the coding sequence ATGAAATATCTTTTTACACTCACGGTATTGCTTTTGTCAGGCTGTGCTGCCTATACCCAGGCCGACCTCAATGTCAACCTTATCAATTACCTTTCCAACCAACCGGTGGAAGGCGCCGAGGTGGTGCTGTTGAACGAAAGCCGGGGGATCGAACAATCCCGTATCACCGACGCGCGGGGAGTAGCTGTATTCCGGGGGCTTCCGGAAGTAGAGGGGTATCAAGTCGTTTTTGAGGGTGATGGCCAATTCGAGGCAGGCAACTCCGAAGCATTCAGCATCCGTTCCAACCAAAATCCGACGGTGCAGCTCAACCTCCTGGAAAAACGGGAAGTAAATCTCGATGAAGTGGTGGTCCTGGGAGCAGCCAGCACGGCCAGGATCAACCGTACGGACGCCGAAGTGGCTTTCGAACTCAAACAGAAAGAGATCGAGGCCATTCCGATCGAAGGGCGCGACATTACCCGGGTGCTGTACCGCCTGCCCAACGTATCTCAGGCTACCGGTTTCTACCCGGAGGCGCCCAACGTGTCCATCAACGGCGCCAACTCGCTGTTCACCAGTTATATGATCGACGGCATGGACAACAACGAACGCTTTCTGGGCGGGCAGAAGTTTGCCATCCCGGTCGGCTTCACCCGCAATATTACGGTGCTGACCAACAACTACTCGGCGGAGTACGGCCTGACTGCCAATGGCGTGGTCAACATCACTACCCGCTCGGGGAGCAATAAATTTGGAGGAGAAGCCTTTCTCATCAGCCGCCCGGGGCCGGCCATTGACGGCAAGTCGGATTTCGCGCAGCGCGACCTGTCGGGCAACGCGGTCAAAGACGGTTTCCAGCGCTACCAGGCCGGGGTGGGTTTTGGCGGGGCGATCGCCAGGGATCAAACCTTCTACTACCTCAATGTGGAACACACCACAGACCTGAAAGACAATTTTCTGAACTCCCCCCTGCTGGGCGCGGCCGAGACGGTGCGGGGAGAGAACAACTTCACCTACTTTTCCGGCAAGCTGGACCACAACTGGAGCCCGCGCTTCCGCTCCAGCCTGCGCGCCAACCTCGGGCTGGTCAACATCGAACGCCAGGGCGGCGGGCTGGAAGGGGGCGCTACCTTCCCTTCGGCCGGGAGCGTGCAGGACCGCAACTCCATTCTCGTTGCCTTGAAAAACAGTTACATCGGCAGTAATTTCAGCACGCAAACCAACCTGCAGTACAGCCGCTTTCGCTGGAACTACGGCCGGCCGCTGAACGGCGACGGGCCGCAGGCCACCGTCCTGGGGCCCGATGAGCAAACGCTCGCCATATTGGGGCACCCGGGTTATGTCTTTGACGAAACGGAGAATACCCTGCAGTTCCAGCAAAAGTTCAACTACTACGCCGGCCGGCATATCCTGAAGGCGGGAGCAGGCATCATCTCCGCCGATCACCAGCTCTTCGGCGGCGGGAATGCCAATGGCAACTACACCGTGAAGCTGACGGAGGATCAGCTGGAGGAAGTGCGCAGCCTCAACCGGGGCGCGGTCCTGAACGTGAATGATATTCCGTCCGACGCGGAGGTGCTGGGGTATAGTGTCGAACTGCGGCCCGCTTCCTTTGGCGCCCGGCAGGCGATCTACTCGTTCTACCTGGAGGATGAACTGCGCGCTTCGTCCCGGCTGAACCTCATCCTGGGCCTGCGCTATGATTATGACAACCTCTCCAAAGGAGGAGCGGAACAGGGCGACTTCAACAACATCGCGCCCCGCTTCAACTTCAACTACCAACTGGGCCAGCGCAGCAGCCTTCGGGGCGGGTACGGAATCTTCTACGACAAGATTCCGTACACCGTCTACAGCGATGCCTTGCAACAGAATACGACGGCTCAGGATTATAAAAAGCAGCTACAGGAATTGGTGTCGCTCGGTATCCTGCCGGCGGATACGGATATCGATCGCATCACGTTCAACGGCAACCTCAGCGGCTTTGCCAGCGATGCCGAATACCTGAATGGCCCCTCGTCGGATGCGCTGCAGGACCAGCGGGAGGGGGTCTTCAGCAACGAACGGCGCATCCTCAACCCGAACGGTTACGACAATCCTTACACCCACCAGTTTGCCCTCGGGTACCAGTTGCAAATGAACGAAAAGAGCCTTTTTTACCTGGACCTGGTGCACAATCAGAGCTACAACCTGTTTCGCCTGCGCAATCTCAACGCTGCCGCGCCTTTCCCCGTCGGCCCCGGCAATATCCGGGTGCGCACGCCCGGGCAGGCAGACGCCAGCCGGCCCATCCCGATCGCCGGGGGAAGCTATGCCGTGATCAATGGAGAAGAACTAAGCGGGGTGGCGCGCTCGGTGGTCGTTTCGGAAACGGAAGGGCGCTCGCGGTACTACGCCGCCAGCTTCAATTTCCAAAAGGACCGGGGAGAAGATGATTATGCGCTGCGCATCAATTATACGCTCTCCTATCTGGAAAACAATACCGAGGACATCAACTTCCGGGCCATGGACGCCAACAACTTCGAAGCGGAATGGGGCCCCAGCATCAACGACCGCCGCCACATCCTCAACGGCATCTTTTCTTATTACCCGATAGAACAGTTGTCCGTTACCGTGGCCGGGCTGATCCAAAGCGGGCAGCCCGTCAACCGTACGCCCTTGCCGGTGGCCTACACGGTGTTGGATGCCAGCGGCCAGCCGCTGCAGGAGCAACTGCTCGGCCCGGATGGCACGCCGGCCTTCGACGGGGCGGGCAACCCCATCCTGGTGGACGTCACGGTCACCACTACCGACCTGAACGGCGACGGCTCTTCCTTCGGCGACGCCTATGTGGGCAACAGCGACCGCTACCCCGGCGAAAGCCGCAACAGCGACCGCCTGCCCTGGTCCAACACCTTCGACCTGGGCGTACAGTGCCGCATTCCCTTCGGAAAGTCGGAGCTGGAGCTGCGCGCCGACGTGTTCAACGTTTTCAACACCCTCAACCTGAGCGGATACAGCAACAACGCTACGCAAAGCAACCAGATACAGCCAGGGCCGTCTTCCTCGCCCAGCGTGCTGGTGCGCCGGAATGCCAGCGCGCCGAGGCAGTTTCAGTTTAGTTTGCGGTATGTTTTTTAG
- a CDS encoding DUF2064 domain-containing protein, translated as MKALPQDIAILLFLRSEAEEALAKPLAGGGPRINKAIYKKLNQHAQRQARLSGLPLVVVRGSQQSGATFGERLANAFEHAFAQGYSRIIAIGNDCLALNADRLREAAARLEYAGAVLGPARDGGVYLLGLSRRAYNRSLFLGLPWQTGQLSTALCQYAVQLNHIPLLMKEEEDADDVFSFRRLAGRLSSRSPLCRYLENLLHSAFQPHCSLPALLLNEQHHAYLKRGPPARF; from the coding sequence ATGAAAGCCCTTCCCCAAGATATCGCCATTCTGTTGTTCCTGCGCAGCGAAGCGGAGGAGGCCCTGGCCAAACCATTGGCCGGAGGAGGGCCGCGCATCAATAAGGCAATTTACAAAAAACTCAATCAGCACGCGCAGCGGCAGGCCCGGTTGTCCGGCTTGCCTTTGGTCGTGGTCAGGGGCAGTCAACAATCCGGCGCTACGTTTGGAGAACGGCTGGCCAATGCTTTCGAACATGCTTTCGCTCAGGGCTACAGCCGGATCATCGCCATTGGCAATGACTGCCTGGCCCTTAATGCCGATCGCCTCAGGGAGGCAGCTGCTCGTCTTGAATACGCCGGCGCTGTGCTGGGGCCGGCGAGGGATGGAGGCGTCTATTTGCTCGGCCTCAGCCGGCGGGCTTACAACCGCAGCCTTTTTCTGGGCCTTCCGTGGCAAACCGGCCAGCTTTCTACCGCCCTGTGCCAATATGCCGTTCAATTGAACCATATCCCTCTTCTGATGAAAGAAGAGGAAGACGCGGATGACGTTTTTTCTTTCCGCCGCCTGGCAGGGCGCCTTTCCAGCCGCAGCCCTTTGTGCCGGTATTTGGAAAACCTGCTTCATTCAGCATTCCAACCTCATTGCTCCTTGCCGGCTTTATTGTTGAATGAGCAGCATCACGCTTACCTCAAAAGAGGGCCTCCTGCCCGTTTTTAA